One Halosegnis longus DNA window includes the following coding sequences:
- a CDS encoding glycosyltransferase family 4 protein has protein sequence MKIAFIHPSWPGDEGTGATHSATQTVRGLVERGHDVVVFCPTEVPDSDAITNGVETRYLGTSYLPQGNLELNHLIKKRMDEFSAFDIVHSYIMPTIPALESISVKTESKTVVTLNAYGGVCPKNDLLYLGEKKCTEKSPVKCVQCITTSSNRRNGNSFKRAASLFVNDYLVRNGERNIEQIDAFRAPSSHVKQNYVQFGFPENRINVIPHILDEDFLIEHQSRFNPPYQLLYVGSLERHKGVDRLIPILEYLQDSERYSFELTIVGDGAMRGELIQSVREAELDDIVTFAGFVSNKELPEIYSSHDIFLYPGRWDEPLARVYLEALATGTPIISTEYGSISDIIGDGGETASGDTEEIALTIENLIDSGLQRYSNSAQTQAKEFKARRILPRIEQMYKDLLSRKT, from the coding sequence ATGAAAATTGCATTTATTCATCCAAGCTGGCCAGGAGATGAAGGGACAGGAGCAACTCATAGCGCCACCCAAACCGTCCGTGGATTAGTAGAGCGCGGGCACGACGTAGTTGTTTTTTGCCCTACCGAGGTTCCTGACAGCGATGCTATTACGAATGGAGTAGAGACCCGGTATCTAGGAACAAGCTATCTACCCCAAGGAAATTTGGAACTGAATCATTTAATTAAGAAGCGTATGGACGAATTTTCTGCATTTGATATAGTACATAGCTATATAATGCCGACAATTCCTGCTCTAGAGTCAATATCTGTAAAAACAGAATCGAAGACAGTTGTAACTCTCAATGCTTACGGCGGAGTTTGTCCAAAAAACGATTTACTCTATTTAGGCGAGAAAAAATGCACTGAAAAATCGCCAGTAAAGTGCGTACAGTGTATCACGACAAGTAGCAACCGTCGAAATGGTAATTCATTCAAACGCGCCGCTAGTCTATTCGTCAACGATTACCTCGTTAGAAATGGGGAACGAAATATTGAGCAGATTGACGCATTTAGAGCTCCTTCTAGTCATGTTAAACAAAATTACGTCCAGTTTGGGTTCCCAGAGAATCGTATTAATGTGATACCACATATTCTTGACGAAGATTTCTTGATAGAACACCAGAGTAGGTTTAATCCACCATATCAGTTGTTGTACGTCGGTTCACTGGAACGTCACAAAGGCGTCGACCGTCTCATACCAATACTTGAGTACCTTCAGGACTCTGAGCGTTATTCCTTCGAATTAACTATCGTTGGAGACGGCGCTATGCGTGGTGAACTTATACAGAGTGTTCGTGAAGCAGAGCTTGATGATATCGTTACATTCGCCGGGTTCGTTTCCAACAAAGAATTGCCAGAGATATATTCTAGTCATGATATCTTTCTGTACCCTGGTCGGTGGGACGAACCACTTGCACGAGTGTACTTGGAAGCCCTTGCAACGGGCACACCTATTATCTCAACTGAATATGGGTCTATAAGCGATATCATTGGTGACGGGGGTGAAACAGCAAGTGGTGATACAGAGGAAATAGCGTTAACGATTGAGAATCTCATCGATTCTGGTTTACAACGATATTCAAATAGTGCTCAAACCCAAGCTAAAGAGTTTAAAGCTAGGAGAATTCTCCCGCGCATTGAGCAGATGTATAAAGATCTGCTTTCGAGAAAGACGTGA